From Enoplosus armatus isolate fEnoArm2 chromosome 23, fEnoArm2.hap1, whole genome shotgun sequence, a single genomic window includes:
- the LOC139306110 gene encoding caspase activity and apoptosis inhibitor 1, whose protein sequence is MLKKKSSSTEKKRKHSKSEDRHDGNKRRSTEPNVADSKDELADPELDRIGSDIEDGGLDLSLPFQPITAYVTDKREMLEQCFHVLGDKKLRKMLPDELKDCSLEEIKKMCWEQLEPITENNLIQILAGEELTSGNGDKKTDDTLESQQDNNVDSTSCLRETAKTEDPKQEGGGSGEESDVLSINADTYDSDIEGPKEEQTVKAVDGAVKVADSSIEGADPAVNPDLPNPAPPTGSQPTEAKKDIQSDIDKSVCEILALSSTSSKEEVKEQSVPPQPADVCLPVEGEPVSSRAPAACQPSIQQLELLELEMRARAIKALMKASDGKKPSVTKNV, encoded by the exons ATGCTCAAAAAGAAGTCAAGTagcactgaaaagaaaaggaaacactcGAAGTCTGAAGACCGTCATGACGGCAACAAACGCAGAAGTACGGAACCCAACGTAGCG GACTCCAAGGATGAACTCGCTGACCCAGAGCTGGACAGGATTGGCAGTGACATTGAGGACGGGGGTCTTGACCTCAGCCTGCCATTCCAGCCCATCACTGCTTATGTCACTGACAAGCGGGAGATGCTGGAGCAGTGTTTCCATGTGCTGGGGGACAAGAAGCTACGGAAAATGCTGCCTGACGAACTCAAG GACTGTAGTTTGGAGGAAATCAAAAAGATGTGCTGGGAACAGCTGGAACCAATCACAGAGAATAATCTCATTCAGATCTTAGCAG GGGAAGAACTGACATCTGGAAATGGCgacaaaaagacagatgacACCTTGGAAAGCCA gCAAGACAATAATGTGGACTCTACATCTTGCCTCAGAGAAACTGCAAAAACGGAGGACCCTAAGCAAG AGGGCGGTGGTTCAGGCGAGGAGAGTGACGTCCTAAGCATAAATGCAGACACTTACGATAGTGACATAGAGGGACCCAAAGAGGAGCAGACTGTTAAAGCTGTGGACGGGGCAGTAAAGGTAGCGGACAGCAGCATTGAAGGCGCTGACCCCGCTGTAAACCCTGACCTGCCAAATCCTGCACCTCCCACGGGCTCTCAACCGACGGAAGCCAAGAAAGACATTCAAAGCGACATAGACAAAAGTGTTTGTGAGATTTTAGCGCTTTCGTCCACGTCAAGCAAAGAGGAAGTCAAAGAACAGAGTGTACCCCCGCAGcctgcagatgtttgtttgcCCGTTGAAGGTGAACCTGTTTCAAGTCGTGCACCTGCAGCATGTCAGCCATCAATTCAGCAACTGGAGCTCCTGGAGTTGGAAATGAGGGCGAGGGCCATCAAAGCCCTAATGAAAGCAAGTGATGGGAAAAAGCCTTCTGTAACTAAGAATGTATAG